From the genome of Nocardia sp. NBC_01503, one region includes:
- a CDS encoding L-serine ammonia-lyase, giving the protein MTVSVFDLFTIGIGPSSSHTVGPMRAAGRFVSELAGSGVLAATAGVRVDLYGSLAATGAGHGTFSAILLGLEGFRPEDSEPDALQARLRALRIEGRTRLAGSVPVPLTEDDIVRHPGIVLDAHPNALTLTAIARDGDELLVRTYFSVGGGFIVGANGDERVRHIRADHPMSFGSASELLRLTIVHGMPISGVMLAGELASAAESEIRAKLLHLRDVMIACCERGCSLDGYLPGPLRVRRRARQWFERLSAEDPHRAPEYAEDWVNLVALAVNEENAAGGRVVTAPTNGAAGIIPAVLHFATRYTTAGQQDPDGTAVRFLLTAGAIGSLCKERASISGAEVGCQGEVGSAAAMAAAGLAEILGGTPEQVENAAEIAMEHSLGLTCDPIGGLVQIPCIERNAISAGKAINAARMAMRGNGIHRVSLDQVIETMRATGRDMSVKYKETATGGLAVAVAVNTVEC; this is encoded by the coding sequence TTGACGGTCAGCGTTTTCGATCTCTTCACCATCGGCATCGGACCATCGAGCTCGCATACCGTGGGGCCCATGCGGGCCGCCGGGAGATTCGTATCCGAGCTCGCCGGTTCCGGCGTGCTCGCCGCCACCGCCGGTGTTCGTGTCGACCTGTACGGCTCGCTGGCCGCAACGGGCGCGGGCCACGGCACCTTCTCCGCGATCCTCTTGGGGCTGGAGGGCTTTCGGCCCGAGGACAGCGAGCCGGATGCATTGCAGGCTCGGCTGCGGGCGCTGCGCATCGAGGGTCGGACTCGGCTCGCCGGGTCGGTGCCCGTACCGCTCACCGAGGACGACATCGTGCGGCACCCGGGCATCGTGCTCGACGCGCACCCGAATGCTCTGACCCTGACCGCTATTGCCCGCGACGGTGACGAGCTGCTGGTTCGGACGTACTTCTCGGTCGGTGGCGGATTCATCGTCGGCGCGAACGGGGACGAACGGGTCCGGCATATCCGCGCCGACCATCCGATGTCGTTCGGTTCCGCGTCGGAGTTGCTGCGCCTCACCATCGTTCACGGAATGCCGATCAGCGGTGTGATGCTCGCCGGTGAGCTGGCCAGTGCCGCCGAGTCGGAGATTCGGGCAAAGCTGCTGCACCTGCGTGATGTGATGATCGCGTGCTGCGAGCGCGGCTGCTCGCTCGACGGTTATCTGCCGGGGCCGCTGCGGGTGCGCCGCCGCGCCCGGCAGTGGTTCGAGCGACTCTCCGCCGAGGACCCGCACCGCGCGCCCGAATATGCCGAGGACTGGGTGAATCTGGTGGCGCTGGCGGTCAATGAGGAGAATGCCGCCGGTGGCCGGGTGGTGACCGCGCCGACCAACGGGGCCGCGGGCATCATCCCGGCGGTGCTGCATTTCGCGACGCGGTACACCACTGCGGGGCAACAGGATCCCGATGGTACGGCCGTGCGCTTCCTGCTCACCGCCGGAGCCATCGGCTCACTGTGCAAGGAGCGCGCCTCCATCTCGGGGGCGGAGGTCGGCTGCCAAGGCGAGGTGGGTTCGGCGGCCGCCATGGCGGCCGCGGGGCTCGCTGAAATCCTCGGTGGCACACCGGAACAGGTGGAGAATGCCGCCGAGATCGCGATGGAGCACAGTCTCGGGCTCACCTGCGATCCGATCGGTGGTCTGGTGCAGATCCCGTGTATCGAACGCAATGCCATCTCCGCGGGCAAGGCCATCAATGCCGCACGCATGGCGATGCGCGGCAATGGAATTCACCGTGTCAGCCTGGATCAGGTCATCGAGACCATGCGGGCGACGGGCCGGGATATGAGCGTGAAGTACAAGGAGACCGCGACCGGCGGCCTGGCGGTCGCCGTCGCGGTCAATACCGTCGAATGCTGA
- a CDS encoding glycine cleavage system protein H: MSVTALPADRAYTAEHEWVMLTPGTPFQDAPVRIGITAVAIAALGDLVYLDLPLVGGLVEAGAVCGEVESTKAVSELYSPVTGRVTLVNAAAVEDPNLVGADPYGAGWLFAVLPTDAGELLSAAQYAALAER; encoded by the coding sequence ATGTCAGTTACCGCCCTGCCCGCCGATCGCGCCTATACCGCCGAACACGAATGGGTCATGCTGACCCCGGGCACACCGTTTCAGGACGCACCGGTGCGAATCGGCATCACCGCCGTAGCCATCGCGGCACTGGGTGATCTGGTCTACCTGGACCTCCCGCTCGTCGGCGGACTGGTCGAGGCCGGCGCCGTCTGCGGCGAGGTCGAATCGACCAAAGCCGTCTCCGAGCTCTACTCACCGGTCACCGGACGGGTGACGCTGGTGAACGCGGCCGCGGTGGAGGACCCGAATCTGGTGGGCGCGGACCCGTACGGCGCGGGCTGGCTGTTCGCCGTATTGCCGACCGATGCGGGTGAGCTGCTCAGCGCCGCGCAATACGCCGCCCTGGCCGAGCGATAG
- a CDS encoding MFS transporter: MPAPTSPAASALSADRIVRTTVVLLFSAWLVDYVDRFVISLALPAIGVEFDLSRGQQGLVVSAFFLAYALCQIPGGMIADRFGGARVMLWALLAWSLFTALTGFAWSFAALLALRFAFGLAEGAFPSASIKVLVERTTLRQRMSANGIIMSSNSIAAVLTPALAPIMIVAFGWRSIFWSAAAVGLLVSLAVRRWLPAPSHPERTPEQRVPVRAVLRSGVLWRFAAIMFGYNVIAWGLSTWAPTYLSEERGLPLTTAGPLMAIPALGAALATMLGGRLSDRLAGNHRLVIVPAMTVAAIALLVLSRTSSFVGFAVCSTIAVFAATLAYMPIYAVPMRSLPPAYVGVGSSIIGFGGQLAGIVSPAAMGVLADHFSFQAAFGFLVVGAVIAAVMAVFTPQDTESFLAATAFSDDRSIETDQALEA, encoded by the coding sequence ATGCCGGCACCGACATCGCCCGCGGCGTCCGCGCTGTCCGCCGACCGGATCGTTCGAACCACGGTCGTGCTGTTGTTCTCCGCCTGGCTGGTCGACTACGTCGATCGCTTCGTGATCAGTCTGGCGCTACCCGCCATCGGCGTGGAGTTCGATCTCAGCCGGGGGCAGCAGGGTCTGGTCGTCTCCGCGTTCTTCCTCGCGTACGCGCTGTGCCAGATCCCGGGCGGCATGATCGCCGATCGATTCGGCGGGGCGCGGGTCATGCTGTGGGCGCTGCTCGCCTGGTCACTGTTCACCGCGCTCACCGGTTTCGCATGGTCGTTCGCGGCGCTGCTGGCGTTGCGATTCGCGTTCGGGCTGGCCGAGGGCGCGTTCCCGTCCGCGTCGATCAAGGTGCTGGTGGAGCGCACCACCCTGCGACAGCGGATGAGCGCCAACGGCATCATCATGAGCTCGAATTCCATTGCGGCGGTGCTGACTCCGGCATTGGCTCCGATCATGATCGTCGCCTTCGGCTGGCGGTCGATCTTCTGGTCCGCCGCGGCGGTGGGCCTGCTGGTCTCGCTGGCCGTGCGACGCTGGTTGCCCGCGCCCTCGCACCCCGAGCGGACACCGGAGCAGCGGGTGCCGGTGCGCGCGGTGCTGCGGTCGGGCGTGCTGTGGCGTTTCGCGGCGATCATGTTCGGCTACAACGTGATCGCCTGGGGGCTCAGCACCTGGGCGCCGACCTATCTGAGCGAGGAGCGCGGCCTACCGCTCACCACGGCCGGACCGCTGATGGCGATCCCGGCGTTGGGCGCGGCACTGGCGACCATGCTCGGCGGCAGGCTCTCGGACCGATTGGCGGGCAATCATCGCCTGGTGATCGTGCCCGCGATGACCGTGGCCGCCATCGCACTGCTGGTGCTGTCCCGGACCTCGTCCTTCGTGGGATTCGCGGTGTGCTCGACCATCGCCGTCTTCGCCGCCACGCTGGCCTATATGCCGATCTACGCGGTGCCGATGCGCAGTCTGCCGCCCGCCTATGTCGGGGTGGGCAGTTCCATCATCGGATTCGGCGGCCAGCTCGCGGGCATCGTCTCGCCCGCCGCCATGGGTGTGCTCGCCGATCACTTCTCCTTCCAGGCCGCTTTCGGTTTCCTGGTCGTCGGCGCGGTGATCGCCGCCGTCATGGCCGTCTTCACCCCGCAGGACACCGAGTCGTTCCTGGCCGCTACCGCGTTCTCGGACGACCGGTCCATCGAAACCGATCAAGCTCTCGAGGCGTGA
- a CDS encoding Lrp/AsnC family transcriptional regulator produces the protein MNEGLGYSPESGTDHPAPPGSGISEQDLAVIDALQVAPRAPWSRIGQALDIDATTAARRWERLRADGSAWLTAYVSARVATVGFVEVRCRPKFIDQVSAAAAALPWVFSVDETAGDFDLMLSVGASDLSTLGRWVRDGIGGLRGIRSTRMRLGITLYGEGSDWRVRAIEPAQRAELAEPRVPSRTAYGTHGLNQLSLEDQALVTALHGDARMGYTALGAAAGISEHTARRRLHRMLRDGDVLLRCDFAYPQAGLPTMVIYRISVPQAQLVTTATELARMEQVRMCASVSGQHNLQVQVLLHGLGGVDPFEAVLAERFPDLEVKDRAVVLHTPKRMGWLLDQQGRAVDRVPLGPYRP, from the coding sequence ATGAACGAAGGTCTCGGATATTCGCCGGAAAGCGGCACAGATCACCCGGCACCGCCGGGTTCCGGCATCTCCGAACAGGATCTGGCCGTGATCGACGCATTGCAGGTCGCCCCGCGCGCACCGTGGTCCCGTATCGGACAGGCGCTGGACATCGATGCCACGACCGCGGCCCGGCGCTGGGAACGATTGCGCGCGGACGGTTCGGCCTGGCTCACCGCCTATGTCTCGGCGCGGGTGGCCACGGTCGGGTTCGTGGAGGTGCGCTGCCGTCCCAAGTTCATCGACCAGGTCAGCGCCGCGGCCGCCGCACTGCCCTGGGTGTTCAGTGTCGACGAGACCGCGGGCGATTTCGATCTGATGCTCTCGGTCGGAGCGTCCGACCTGTCCACGCTCGGGCGCTGGGTGCGCGACGGTATCGGCGGCCTGCGCGGAATCCGTTCCACCCGAATGCGATTGGGCATCACCCTGTACGGCGAGGGCAGCGATTGGCGGGTCCGCGCCATCGAACCCGCGCAGCGCGCCGAACTCGCCGAACCGCGGGTCCCCAGCCGAACCGCGTACGGCACACACGGCCTCAATCAGTTGTCGCTCGAGGATCAGGCCCTGGTGACCGCACTGCACGGCGATGCCCGCATGGGCTACACCGCGCTCGGCGCGGCCGCCGGAATCAGCGAGCACACCGCCCGCCGCCGCCTGCACCGCATGCTCCGCGACGGAGATGTACTGCTGCGCTGCGACTTCGCCTATCCGCAGGCCGGGCTCCCGACCATGGTCATCTATCGCATATCGGTACCGCAGGCGCAGCTGGTGACGACCGCCACCGAGCTGGCCCGCATGGAACAGGTGCGCATGTGCGCCTCGGTCAGCGGTCAGCACAACCTGCAGGTGCAGGTGCTGCTGCACGGGCTGGGCGGCGTCGATCCGTTCGAAGCGGTGCTCGCCGAACGGTTTCCGGACCTCGAGGTCAAGGACCGCGCGGTGGTGCTGCACACGCCCAAACGAATGGGCTGGCTGCTGGATCAGCAGGGTCGCGCGGTCGACCGGGTGCCGCTGGGTCCGTATCGGCCCTGA
- a CDS encoding amidase codes for MNDAVHSEICDASASELARRLRSGELSAREVVTAHLERIERLDPRINAIVTSVGERALSEAAAADERLAHGEAIGPLHGLPVAHKDTHNTAGIRTTHGSPILAEYVPVHDDISIERMRAAGAITLGKTNVPEFGAGSHTFNPLFGATRNPYDRTRSAGGSSGGAGAALAAGLIPIADGSDMGGSIRNPASFCNVVGLRPSPGRVPLWPNMTAWGTQVVQGPMARTVSDVALLLSVMAGPDARCPISIAEDPAVFAGPLAADPRGLKVAWSPDFGGALPVEAEVCATVASAARVFADLGCVVAQDCPDFSGADEVFRVLRGWQMATSLSAALAEQPDRIKPTLAANIEYGRGLTGADLGRAEFLHAEIFHRMREFFRRYDILLLPTSQLPPFPVDIEYPETVAGQPMHDYLEWMRSAYYISVTGCPALNVPAGFTTGGLPIGVQLVGPYRREMSVLRVGYAFEQASRCGDRRPVW; via the coding sequence GTGAACGACGCTGTGCACTCGGAAATCTGCGACGCTTCGGCATCGGAGCTGGCGCGTCGACTTCGGTCTGGTGAACTGTCGGCGCGCGAGGTGGTGACGGCGCACCTGGAGCGGATCGAGCGGCTCGATCCCCGGATCAATGCCATTGTCACATCGGTGGGGGAGCGGGCGCTGTCGGAGGCGGCCGCGGCCGACGAGCGGCTCGCGCACGGGGAGGCAATCGGTCCACTGCACGGTCTTCCGGTGGCGCACAAGGACACTCACAATACCGCAGGGATTCGCACCACCCATGGGTCGCCGATTCTCGCCGAGTATGTGCCGGTGCATGACGACATCAGTATCGAGCGGATGCGGGCGGCCGGTGCCATCACCCTCGGAAAAACGAATGTGCCCGAATTCGGTGCGGGCTCACATACTTTCAATCCGCTGTTCGGTGCGACTCGCAATCCGTACGACCGTACCCGCTCGGCCGGTGGCAGCAGTGGTGGCGCCGGGGCCGCGCTGGCGGCGGGATTGATCCCGATCGCCGACGGGAGCGATATGGGCGGATCGATACGCAATCCCGCCTCGTTCTGCAATGTGGTGGGACTGCGCCCATCGCCGGGGCGAGTTCCGCTGTGGCCCAATATGACTGCCTGGGGCACCCAGGTGGTGCAGGGGCCGATGGCGCGCACGGTGAGCGATGTGGCACTGCTTTTGTCGGTCATGGCGGGCCCGGATGCCCGGTGTCCGATTTCGATCGCCGAGGACCCGGCCGTTTTCGCCGGACCGCTCGCGGCGGATCCGCGGGGTCTGAAGGTGGCGTGGTCGCCCGATTTCGGTGGTGCGCTCCCGGTCGAGGCCGAAGTGTGCGCCACCGTAGCGTCCGCCGCCCGGGTCTTCGCCGATCTCGGTTGCGTTGTCGCGCAGGACTGTCCCGACTTCAGCGGGGCCGATGAGGTCTTCCGTGTGCTGCGCGGCTGGCAGATGGCGACGTCGCTGAGCGCCGCGCTGGCCGAACAGCCGGACCGGATCAAGCCGACGCTGGCCGCCAACATCGAGTACGGTCGCGGACTCACCGGCGCGGATCTGGGCCGCGCCGAATTCCTGCACGCCGAGATCTTCCACCGCATGCGAGAGTTCTTCCGCCGCTACGACATTCTGTTGTTGCCCACCAGTCAGTTGCCACCGTTCCCGGTCGATATCGAGTACCCGGAGACGGTCGCGGGTCAACCCATGCACGACTATCTGGAGTGGATGCGCTCGGCGTATTACATCAGCGTCACCGGATGTCCGGCGCTGAATGTGCCCGCCGGATTCACCACCGGCGGCCTGCCCATCGGAGTTCAACTGGTCGGTCCGTACCGCCGCGAAATGTCGGTTCTACGTGTGGGATACGCCTTCGAGCAGGCGAGTCGCTGCGGTGATCGGCGGCCGGTGTGGTGA
- a CDS encoding TetR/AcrR family transcriptional regulator produces MATTESAQRSGEQARTKIIGIALQHFGQHGFRGGSLARIATEAGISQSGLLHHFGSKAALLQAVLGARDIQDLVATGTSLEDFAEMDFDALLDFLVRVVRNNVDSPDLVRLAHLVAAEASGPDHPAYEWVVGRFRFLRSLIGDALGRSIDAGTVRADVDGRGITEWLIAMAEGLENQWLLDPEVDMVGSFERFVVELRRLVAVRG; encoded by the coding sequence ATGGCGACCACCGAATCCGCGCAGCGCTCGGGCGAACAGGCCCGCACCAAGATCATCGGCATTGCCCTGCAGCACTTCGGGCAGCACGGATTCCGGGGCGGATCGCTGGCGCGCATCGCCACCGAAGCGGGTATCTCGCAATCCGGCCTGCTGCACCACTTCGGCAGTAAGGCGGCTCTGCTGCAAGCGGTGCTGGGTGCGCGCGATATTCAGGACCTGGTGGCAACCGGTACCAGTCTCGAGGATTTCGCCGAGATGGATTTCGACGCACTGCTCGACTTCCTCGTCCGCGTGGTGCGAAACAATGTCGACAGCCCCGACCTGGTCCGGCTGGCGCATCTGGTCGCGGCCGAGGCGTCGGGGCCCGACCATCCCGCGTACGAATGGGTGGTGGGCCGATTCCGGTTCCTGCGATCGCTGATCGGCGATGCGCTGGGCCGCAGTATCGACGCCGGAACGGTGCGCGCCGACGTCGACGGCCGTGGCATCACCGAGTGGCTCATCGCCATGGCGGAGGGGCTGGAGAATCAGTGGCTGCTCGACCCCGAGGTCGACATGGTCGGATCGTTCGAGCGATTCGTGGTCGAGCTGCGTCGATTGGTGGCCGTGCGAGGCTGA
- a CDS encoding family 1 glycosylhydrolase gives MRRRTALAAAAAGLALMAMPPAAASPDPVIAPRVAPLPADFLWGVSSSGFQIEGDSPDSNWTRLGATGQLTDQVGTSADFLHRYREDIANAKALGVRVFRLSVEWARLEPQPGQYDPAAWGFYDSVLDAIHAAGMRPMITLDHWVYPGWAFDRGGWNSTEMSGAWIANARKVVDRYSGLNPLWITFNEPSAYVFQEVRTGGISAANIPTALDQWVRLHRDIYDYIHAVQPGAQVSSNIAYFPAAEAAVDTTFFDRVVDKLDFIGLDYYYSMSPTDLSYSNTFSEPWKSSIAADGIYYALRHYAKAFPDLPLYVVENGMPTENGALRPDGYDRADHLRDIVYWVQRAVADGAKVIGYNYWSITDNYEWGTYTSRFGLYTVDVKNDPTLTRRPTTAVDAYRALTANGGVPGDYRPSRPSTTCSVVDGLDSCLDPAG, from the coding sequence ATGCGCCGACGGACCGCCCTGGCAGCGGCTGCCGCGGGACTCGCCCTGATGGCCATGCCGCCGGCCGCGGCGTCGCCAGACCCGGTAATCGCCCCGCGAGTCGCACCCCTGCCCGCGGACTTCCTGTGGGGCGTCTCGTCCTCCGGCTTCCAGATCGAAGGCGACTCCCCCGACAGCAACTGGACACGACTGGGGGCCACGGGACAGCTCACCGACCAGGTCGGCACGTCGGCCGACTTCCTGCACCGCTACCGCGAGGACATCGCGAACGCGAAGGCGCTGGGCGTGCGGGTATTCCGCCTCAGCGTCGAGTGGGCGCGGCTGGAACCCCAACCGGGACAGTACGATCCGGCCGCTTGGGGGTTCTACGACAGCGTGCTCGACGCGATTCACGCCGCGGGCATGCGGCCGATGATCACCCTCGATCATTGGGTGTACCCCGGCTGGGCCTTCGACCGTGGCGGCTGGAACAGCACCGAGATGTCCGGGGCCTGGATTGCCAACGCGCGCAAGGTGGTTGACCGCTACTCCGGGCTCAACCCGCTCTGGATCACCTTCAACGAACCCTCGGCCTATGTATTCCAGGAAGTCCGCACCGGCGGGATCAGCGCCGCGAACATTCCCACCGCGCTCGACCAGTGGGTGCGATTGCATCGGGATATCTACGACTACATCCACGCCGTACAACCCGGCGCGCAGGTCTCCTCCAATATCGCGTACTTCCCCGCCGCGGAGGCGGCCGTGGACACCACGTTCTTCGATCGCGTGGTCGACAAACTCGACTTCATCGGCCTGGATTACTACTACTCGATGTCGCCGACGGACCTGAGCTACAGCAACACCTTCTCCGAACCCTGGAAGTCCAGCATCGCCGCGGACGGGATCTACTACGCACTTCGCCACTACGCCAAGGCTTTTCCGGATCTGCCGCTCTACGTCGTGGAGAACGGTATGCCGACCGAGAACGGCGCACTCCGGCCCGACGGTTACGACCGTGCGGATCATCTCCGGGACATCGTCTACTGGGTGCAGCGCGCGGTGGCCGACGGTGCGAAGGTGATCGGCTACAACTATTGGAGCATCACCGACAACTACGAATGGGGAACCTACACTTCGCGATTCGGCCTCTACACCGTCGATGTGAAGAATGACCCGACCCTCACCCGCAGACCGACGACCGCCGTCGACGCGTACCGCGCCCTCACCGCGAACGGCGGGGTTCCCGGGGACTATCGCCCGTCTCGGCCGTCCACCACCTGCTCGGTGGTGGACGGACTCGACAGCTGCCTCGATCCGGCCGGATAG
- a CDS encoding glycoside hydrolase family 1 protein, with product MPLRDDFLWGAATSAHQTEGNNTAADWWGYEQRGIVPERSGDAADSYHRYIEDMELLADAGLNAYRFGIEWARIEPERGHFSASALAHYRRMIETARLFQLEPVVTLHHFTSPRWFSRAGGWRHPEAIDWFSGYVRRVSAILGDIEWVCTINEPNIAALGHRYFQLAAEPGGAAAGIAAGRLVPDDEIGDLLVLAHRRAVRILRAETSAKVGWTVAQQAFEATPGNADAFARANHTWEDRYTEGAQGDDFLGVQSYTSQPVGADGPIPHPPHPDNTLTGWAYRPDALGIALRRAWDTSGGIPLLVTENGIATNDDARRIAYTTAALTHLEAAVDDGVDVRGYLHWSALDNFEWGHWAPTFGLIAVDRTTFARTPKPSLAWLGEVAKNNGL from the coding sequence ATGCCACTGAGAGACGACTTCCTCTGGGGCGCGGCCACTTCCGCGCACCAGACCGAAGGCAACAACACCGCTGCCGATTGGTGGGGCTACGAGCAGCGGGGCATCGTTCCCGAACGCAGCGGCGACGCGGCGGACAGCTACCACCGGTACATCGAGGATATGGAGTTGCTCGCCGACGCCGGTCTCAATGCCTACCGCTTCGGTATCGAATGGGCGCGCATCGAGCCCGAGCGGGGGCACTTCTCGGCGTCGGCGCTCGCGCACTACCGGCGGATGATCGAGACCGCGCGGCTGTTCCAGCTCGAACCCGTTGTGACGCTTCATCATTTCACGTCGCCGCGCTGGTTCAGCCGGGCCGGTGGCTGGCGACATCCGGAGGCGATCGACTGGTTTTCCGGCTATGTGCGGCGGGTCAGCGCGATCCTGGGCGATATCGAATGGGTGTGCACCATCAATGAACCCAATATCGCGGCCCTCGGCCACCGCTATTTTCAATTGGCGGCCGAACCCGGGGGAGCGGCAGCCGGAATCGCGGCGGGTCGACTGGTACCCGACGATGAAATCGGTGACCTGCTGGTGCTCGCGCATCGTCGCGCCGTACGGATCCTGCGCGCGGAGACCTCGGCGAAAGTCGGATGGACGGTGGCGCAGCAGGCATTCGAGGCGACGCCCGGCAATGCGGACGCGTTCGCCCGTGCCAACCACACGTGGGAGGACAGATATACCGAAGGCGCTCAGGGTGATGACTTCCTCGGTGTCCAGTCGTATACCAGCCAGCCCGTCGGTGCGGACGGCCCGATTCCGCATCCGCCGCATCCGGACAACACCCTCACCGGCTGGGCCTATCGCCCCGACGCGCTGGGCATCGCGCTGCGCCGGGCGTGGGACACCAGCGGTGGGATACCCCTACTGGTGACCGAGAACGGCATCGCGACGAATGACGATGCGCGCCGAATCGCTTACACCACGGCGGCTTTGACGCATCTCGAGGCGGCGGTGGACGATGGTGTCGATGTGCGCGGCTACCTGCATTGGAGCGCCCTGGACAATTTCGAATGGGGTCATTGGGCCCCGACGTTCGGTCTCATCGCGGTGGACCGGACCACCTTCGCGCGCACCCCGAAACCGAGCCTGGCATGGCTCGGCGAGGTGGCGAAGAACAACGGGCTGTAG
- a CDS encoding MFS transporter has translation MRSDVSGHCATAPERELPPELPRGFLSGLLLSYFGLYLAVLTPVMVSMAFKLEHITDSSQRATAALGLVAGSGAIVGMIVHPVAGRLSDRTRSRFGRRRPWILGGTVTGVIGLGCVGLAPNVPLALISWCLAQAGLNAAMTAVQAAVADQVPRDRLGRISGLAGVTTPLSILAGSLLITVLAGDMVRFLVPGLIALMLVLPLLVRLDDRRFEGITEPYGLRQFSSSFAFDPRKHPSFSWVMASRFLVMFGYAGIGAFFPFFLAEKFSLAEDEVTRTVLLVNVATVASLSLSAPIGGFLSDRIGRRRPFVAVSGLIMAAGLALLAFAPTLGAVIAAQGVIGMGLGAFTAVDQALSTQVLPNPDDTAKDLGLLALAGSLPQSIGPVIAPAVIAVGSATALGGYPAWYLLGAVACLAGAVSVYRVTAVR, from the coding sequence GTGCGTAGCGACGTGTCCGGCCACTGCGCGACCGCACCGGAGCGCGAGCTCCCGCCGGAGTTGCCACGCGGCTTCCTCTCCGGACTGTTGCTCTCCTACTTCGGTCTCTACCTAGCGGTCCTGACCCCGGTGATGGTCTCGATGGCCTTCAAACTGGAGCACATCACCGACTCCTCGCAGCGCGCGACGGCCGCACTGGGGCTGGTCGCGGGTAGCGGTGCGATCGTGGGCATGATCGTGCATCCGGTCGCGGGCCGCCTGTCCGATCGCACGCGATCGAGGTTCGGCCGTCGCAGGCCGTGGATTCTCGGCGGCACCGTCACCGGGGTGATCGGGCTCGGCTGCGTCGGTCTCGCGCCGAATGTGCCGCTGGCACTTATTAGTTGGTGCCTCGCGCAGGCGGGGCTCAACGCGGCGATGACCGCGGTACAGGCGGCGGTCGCCGATCAGGTTCCCCGGGATCGGCTGGGCCGCATATCCGGTCTCGCCGGGGTCACCACTCCGCTGAGCATCCTGGCCGGGAGCCTGCTCATCACGGTGCTCGCCGGGGATATGGTGCGATTTCTGGTCCCGGGGCTGATCGCGCTGATGCTGGTGCTTCCGCTGCTCGTGCGGCTGGACGACCGACGCTTCGAGGGCATCACCGAACCCTATGGACTGCGACAATTCTCGAGTTCATTCGCCTTCGATCCGCGTAAGCATCCCAGCTTCTCGTGGGTGATGGCATCCCGGTTCCTGGTGATGTTCGGTTACGCCGGGATCGGCGCGTTCTTCCCGTTCTTTCTGGCCGAGAAGTTCTCTCTCGCCGAGGACGAGGTCACCCGCACGGTGCTGCTGGTGAATGTGGCCACCGTCGCGAGCCTGTCGCTGTCCGCGCCCATCGGCGGATTCCTCTCCGACCGGATCGGGCGGCGGCGACCGTTCGTGGCGGTATCGGGCCTGATCATGGCGGCGGGCTTGGCGCTGTTGGCCTTCGCGCCCACGCTCGGTGCGGTCATCGCCGCCCAGGGCGTGATCGGAATGGGTCTGGGCGCGTTCACTGCGGTGGACCAGGCGCTGTCCACCCAGGTGCTGCCGAATCCGGATGACACCGCGAAGGATCTGGGCCTGCTGGCCCTGGCCGGGAGTCTCCCGCAATCGATCGGTCCGGTGATCGCACCCGCGGTCATCGCGGTGGGTAGCGCGACCGCCCTGGGTGGCTACCCGGCCTGGTATCTGCTCGGCGCTGTGGCCTGTCTGGCCGGTGCCGTCTCGGTCTATCGCGTCACCGCTGTGCGGTAG
- a CDS encoding SDR family NAD(P)-dependent oxidoreductase: MSEMDKTIQGRTAVVTGAAGGIGAALAAELGARGMSVVVADIDGEGAKFVADKLTLDGVRALGVRVDVTDRESVQALRQAAYQEFGSVELLCNNAGVLLFGDIADSSIGDWRWLSAVNIEGMLNCLHAFLPDMRERTGWRHVMNTASTHAFLADPGHTSLYSATKHAILGMTLGLRSELAADDIGVTVLCPGQAATRIMDSQRNRPAAFGRKAPEPFGTGIIPMAIAPEEVARLAVEAVLRDAPMVFALPEHGYDMFRAQVEEMWRLADNALADRA, from the coding sequence ATGTCCGAGATGGACAAGACAATTCAGGGCCGGACCGCCGTGGTCACCGGTGCCGCCGGTGGTATCGGTGCCGCGCTGGCCGCCGAACTCGGAGCCCGTGGGATGTCGGTCGTGGTGGCCGATATCGATGGTGAAGGCGCGAAATTCGTCGCGGACAAGCTGACCCTGGACGGCGTGCGCGCGCTGGGCGTGCGGGTCGACGTGACCGATCGGGAATCGGTGCAGGCCCTCAGACAGGCCGCCTACCAGGAATTCGGCTCGGTCGAATTGCTCTGCAACAACGCCGGTGTGCTGCTGTTCGGCGATATCGCGGACTCTTCGATCGGCGACTGGCGCTGGCTCTCGGCGGTGAATATCGAGGGCATGCTCAATTGCCTGCACGCCTTCCTGCCCGATATGCGCGAGCGCACCGGCTGGCGGCACGTGATGAACACGGCCTCGACGCACGCCTTCCTCGCCGACCCCGGCCACACCTCGCTCTACTCCGCGACCAAGCACGCGATCCTGGGAATGACCCTCGGATTGCGGTCCGAACTGGCGGCCGACGATATCGGTGTCACCGTGCTGTGCCCCGGACAGGCCGCCACCCGCATCATGGATTCGCAGCGCAACCGCCCGGCCGCGTTCGGCCGCAAAGCGCCCGAACCCTTCGGCACCGGCATCATTCCGATGGCGATCGCACCGGAGGAGGTCGCGCGCCTGGCCGTGGAGGCCGTACTGCGGGATGCGCCAATGGTTTTCGCACTGCCCGAGCACGGGTACGACATGTTCCGGGCGCAGGTCGAGGAGATGTGGCGGCTGGCCGACAATGCCCTCGCCGACCGTGCGTAG